A single genomic interval of Pan paniscus chromosome 18, NHGRI_mPanPan1-v2.0_pri, whole genome shotgun sequence harbors:
- the LOC129394334 gene encoding nuclear pore complex-interacting protein family member A3-like gives MKVTTKVNRHDKINGKRKTAKEHLRKLSIKEREHAEKERQVSEAEENGKLDMKEIHTYKEMFQRAQALRRRAEDYYKCKIPPSARKPLCNWVRMAAAEHRHSSGLPYWPYLTAETLKNRMGHQPPPPTQPRCITHNSLSLKTPPECPLHPLPPSAPPSVDDNLKTPPECLITPLPPSADDNLKKLTKNK, from the exons ATGAAGGTGACAACAAAAGTCAACCGTCAtgacaaaatcaatggaaagaggaagaccgCCAAAGaaca TCTGAGGAAACTAAGCATCAAAGAACGTGAGCATGCAGAAAAGGAGAGGCAGGtatcagaggcagaggaaaatgggaaattggatatgaaagaaatacacacctACAA GGAAATGTTTCAACGTGCGCAAGCGTTGCGGCGGCGGGCAGAGGACTACTACAAATGCAAA ATCCCCCCTTCTGCAAGAAAGCCTCTTTGCAACTGG GTCAGAATGGCGGCAGCGGAGCATCGTCATTCTTCAGGATTGCCCTACTGGCCCTACCTCacagctgaaactttaaaaaacaggatggGCCACCAGCCACCTCCTCCAACTCAACCACGTTGTATAACTCataactccctgagcctcaagacACCTCCCGAGTGTCCGCTCCATCCccttccaccctcagctccaccctcagtggatgataatctcaaGACACCTCCCGAGTGTCTGATcactccccttccaccctcagcggatgataatctcaagaaactaacaaagaataaataa